The following coding sequences are from one Diadema setosum chromosome 9, eeDiaSeto1, whole genome shotgun sequence window:
- the LOC140233443 gene encoding neuropilin and tolloid-like protein 2 encodes MFASPNHPDKEKYDNNEECLYLFEAGENEVIELVFHSSFKLEDSDNCEFDYIEMHDGRYGFSPVINHRYCGDDLPPRIVSTGRFLLMFFKTDSMLEDSGFIGEFRYLPGQILVFATTNTGKRLYGPDECFYNVSGIDGEFSPKVVYDSLRAARRWPTGLDCTWEITVPPNNKIMIDFDEFSLKSLNECHKNQILIYDKYPMKEKLMREFCSTSAPVVMTTSNRAYIRFKATEENLDNFWHVVFTAYKDFECNQSIYFACGQYMCISNDLVCNGKRNCYNFAYDEQECETETPALLDGKIDTVLGCMMSVILLVTAITICLSCRHSWLRTRERAKAMSTRRKAEKQAVQYMMDNEAAADTHELSPMGDAKDNYTSWDKGRGFSDDTASRGATTTTTTTSSSGRHLAPGRASLTSQVSDYVEHMMDRFGGAHAHGSGGEGRLGRAGHSNNVWTRQSFSDHPRTAHITYPTKDIQVHV; translated from the exons ATGTTCGCCAGCCCGAACCATCCAGACAAGGAGAAGTACGACAACAATGAAGAGTGCCTGTATCTTTTTGAAG CTGGCGAGAACGAAGTCATCGAGCTCGTCTTCCACTCGTCCTTCAAGCTGGAGGATTCGGACAACTGCGAGTTCGACTACATCGAGATGCACGATGGCCGCTACGGCTTCTCGCCCGTCATCAACCACCGGTACTGCGGCGACGACCTGCCCCCTCGCATCGTCTCCACCGGTCGGTTTCTACTCATGTTTTTCAAGACGGACAGTATGCTGGAAGACTCGGGCTTCATCGGGGAGTTCAGATACCTGCCAGGTCAGATATTAGTGTTTGCAAC AACCAACACGGGAAAGCGTCTTTACGGGCCAGACG AATGCTTCTACAACGTCAGTGGCATCGACGGGGAGTTCTCTCCGAAGGTAGTCTATGATTCTCTCAGGGCCGCCCGAAGATGGCCGACCGGTCTCGACTGCACGTGGGAAATAACCGTTCCACCCAACAACAAG ATTATGATAGACTTTGACGAGTTTTCTCTCAAAAGTCTGAACGAGTGCCACAAGAACCAGATTCTGATCTACGACAAGTATCCTATGAAGGAAAAACTGATGAGGGAGTTCTGCAGCACCTCCGCTCCTGTCGTCATGACAACCAGTAACCGGGCTTACATCCGCTTTAAAGCGACGGAGGAAAACCTGGATAATTTCTGGCACGTGGTGTTCACAGCTTACAAGGACT TCGAGTGCAATCAAAGCATCTACTTCGCCTGTGGCCAGTATATGTGTATTAGCAACGATCTGGTGTGTAACGGCAAGAGAAACTGCTACAACTTTGCCTACGACGAACAGGAGTGCG AGACAGAAACACCAGCGCTCCTTGACGGCAAAATCGACACCGTCCTGGGCTGCATGATGTCCGTCATTCTCCTCGTCACTGCTATTACCATCTGCCTGTCGTGTCGACACTCGTGGCTCCGCACTCGTGAGCGCGCCAAAGCGATGTCGACGAGGAGGAAAGCGGAGAAACAAGCCGTGCAGTACATGATGGACAACGAGGCGGCCGCCGACACCCACGAACTCTCACCGATGGGCGATGCCAAGGATAACTACACCTCATGGGACAAGGGACGAGGCTTCTCTGACGACACGGCCAGCCGCGGGGCGACCACGACTACGACTACGACCTCGTCGTCGGGTCGCCATCTCGCCCCCGGTAGGGCCTCGCTGACGTCGCAGGTCAGCGACTACGTGGAGCACATGATGGACAGGTTTGGGGGTGCGCACGCTCACGGGAGTGGTGGCGAAGGGAGGCTTGGCCGGGCCGGCCATTCGAACAACGTGTGGACGAGACAGTCGTTTAGCGATCATCCACGAACTGCGCACATCACCTACCCCACAAAGGACATACAGGTGCACGTGTGA